In Anaerostipes hadrus ATCC 29173 = JCM 17467, a single genomic region encodes these proteins:
- a CDS encoding radical SAM protein: MRYEGMIYRPPSEAYSLIVQVTIGCSQNRCIFCSMFKEKRFRIRKVEEVLEDLQDARNKYRYVEKIFLADGDALICKMTDLEAILHFIKDQFPECKQVTLYGSPRSILMKQQEDFDKLRELGISMIYMGLESGNDEVLTYMKKGVTSQEMIEAAQKVKQAKIRLSVTAISGLGGRRLWKEHAKDTGLVLSQMKPDYIGLLTLMIEEDLPLADKIRSGEFELLNPYDILIETKEMLKYMDCPDCIFRSNHASNYVNLRGTLNQDKEAMINLLDEAIKGNVHLKSEWMRGF; this comes from the coding sequence ATGAGATATGAAGGAATGATCTATCGGCCGCCAAGTGAAGCATACAGTCTGATCGTACAGGTAACGATCGGATGTAGTCAGAATCGTTGTATTTTTTGCAGCATGTTTAAAGAAAAACGATTTAGGATCAGAAAAGTAGAAGAAGTCTTAGAAGATTTACAAGATGCAAGAAATAAGTATCGATATGTAGAGAAGATTTTTTTGGCAGATGGAGATGCATTGATTTGTAAGATGACAGATCTTGAAGCAATCCTTCACTTTATCAAAGATCAATTTCCAGAATGTAAACAAGTAACTTTATACGGATCGCCAAGAAGCATTTTGATGAAACAACAAGAAGATTTTGACAAATTAAGAGAACTTGGAATATCTATGATCTATATGGGATTGGAATCAGGAAATGATGAAGTCCTTACATATATGAAAAAAGGTGTAACATCACAAGAGATGATAGAGGCAGCACAGAAAGTAAAACAGGCAAAGATCCGTTTATCTGTGACAGCTATATCAGGGTTAGGTGGAAGACGGCTATGGAAGGAACATGCAAAAGATACAGGACTTGTTTTATCTCAGATGAAGCCAGATTATATAGGATTGCTTACATTAATGATAGAAGAAGATCTTCCGTTAGCAGATAAGATCAGAAGCGGAGAATTTGAACTGTTAAATCCATATGATATTTTGATCGAGACAAAAGAAATGTTAAAATATATGGATTGCCCAGATTGTATTTTCAGATCGAATCATGCATCTAATTATGTGAATTTAAGAGGAACATTAAATCAGGATAAGGAAGCAATGATCAATCTGTTAGACGAAGCAATCAAAGGAAATGTTCATTTGAAATCAGAGTGGATGAGGGGATTCTAA